The Saccharothrix variisporea genome has a segment encoding these proteins:
- a CDS encoding cupin domain-containing protein, with product MTVPTLADLVAPIGVSQFFDAVQGRTHQRFPGRAGRFAELLPWSEVNRVLRQHRLEFPRLRLAQGGEVVPTHSYAETVETRRTGPVSRLLPAAFAEKMRGGATLVLDSVHEMFGPVGDLAAQLEHELRERVQVNLYAGWGVTHGFDVHWDDHDAIIIQISGRKRWRVHGVTRPAPLQRDVVLPDKPSGEPIDDFMLEDGDVLYVPRGHWHDVSAVGEESLHLTIGFNRATGVDLVAWLADQLRTEEVFRTDLPRFASPEEKAERARELRERVVAFLDDDVVARFLDDRDAQAPAISHVGFPWTATADLLPPGDESEVRLLTPRAVLELGPETVSLSAAGKRLVFAKAAAPVLQVLIGAARHPIKELVEAGAPLLDRVTVRALLGELVTQGVLAPE from the coding sequence TTGACCGTCCCGACCCTGGCTGACCTCGTCGCACCGATCGGGGTCAGCCAGTTTTTCGACGCGGTGCAGGGCCGGACCCACCAGCGGTTCCCCGGCCGTGCGGGGCGGTTCGCCGAGTTGCTGCCGTGGTCGGAGGTCAACCGGGTGCTGCGCCAGCACCGGCTGGAGTTCCCCCGGCTGCGGCTCGCGCAGGGCGGCGAGGTCGTCCCGACGCACTCCTACGCGGAGACCGTGGAGACCCGGCGCACGGGGCCGGTGTCCCGGCTGCTGCCCGCCGCGTTCGCCGAGAAGATGCGCGGCGGCGCGACGCTGGTGCTGGACTCCGTCCACGAGATGTTCGGCCCGGTCGGCGACCTGGCCGCCCAGCTCGAGCACGAGCTGCGGGAGCGGGTCCAGGTCAACCTCTACGCGGGGTGGGGCGTCACGCACGGCTTCGACGTGCACTGGGACGACCACGACGCGATCATCATCCAGATCTCCGGCCGCAAGCGGTGGCGCGTGCACGGGGTGACCCGGCCGGCGCCGCTCCAGCGGGACGTGGTGCTGCCGGACAAGCCCAGCGGCGAGCCGATCGACGACTTCATGCTGGAGGACGGCGACGTCCTGTACGTGCCGCGCGGGCACTGGCACGACGTGTCCGCGGTGGGCGAGGAGTCGCTGCACCTGACCATCGGGTTCAACCGGGCGACGGGCGTGGACCTGGTGGCGTGGCTGGCCGACCAGCTGCGCACCGAGGAGGTCTTCCGGACCGACCTGCCCCGGTTCGCCTCCCCCGAGGAGAAGGCGGAGCGGGCGCGCGAGTTGCGGGAACGCGTAGTCGCGTTCCTGGACGACGACGTGGTGGCGCGGTTCCTGGACGACCGGGACGCGCAGGCCCCGGCCATCTCGCACGTGGGCTTCCCGTGGACCGCGACCGCGGACCTCCTCCCGCCGGGTGACGAGTCCGAGGTGCGCTTGCTGACGCCTCGTGCTGTGCTTGAGCTGGGTCCGGAGACGGTGTCGCTGTCGGCCGCGGGCAAGCGGCTGGTGTTCGCGAAGGCCGCCGCGCCGGTGCTCCAGGTCCTGATCGGCGCCGCGCGGCACCCGATCAAGGAGCTCGTCGAGGCGGGCGCACCGCTCCTCGACCGGGTAACCGTCCGGGCACTGCTCGGTGAGTTGGTCACACAAGGGGTGCTCGCGCCGGAGTGA
- a CDS encoding sucrase ferredoxin: protein MPNISSDGLPGCAVLTRQLGGNPAGTATLMTSWLLIEQPGPWPADALEQTLASVFGPGRLDGPRAAGLRPLLIRRPGRHQRDPSAPHTVYVGSGVPGNRWLEKLEVDDLAELAALDVAAVAAGIPGHGERVDGPLFLVCTHGTKDMCCAVLGRPLAGVLGENHPGRAWEVSHVGGDRWAGNLLVVPDGFLHGQLDPGEAALVAKSALVGQVVAEQLRGRTSAPSPWAQYAEIAVRKAFGLRGVDSVLAVDERVLEGETRVVTVQGLDNLYEVTVERNGPVASGASRCSGVIAPPAYTTKTIETLVRAGEQWFRIGRTVPPGIPGRTGRESLTGGRA from the coding sequence ATGCCTAACATAAGTTCCGACGGGTTGCCGGGTTGCGCGGTTCTGACGCGCCAGCTCGGCGGGAACCCGGCCGGGACGGCGACGCTCATGACGTCGTGGCTGCTGATCGAGCAGCCCGGCCCGTGGCCCGCCGACGCGTTGGAGCAGACCCTGGCCTCGGTGTTCGGGCCGGGACGACTGGACGGACCCCGGGCCGCCGGACTGCGGCCCCTGCTGATCCGCCGTCCCGGCCGCCACCAGCGCGACCCCTCCGCCCCGCACACCGTGTACGTCGGCAGCGGCGTCCCCGGCAACCGGTGGCTGGAGAAGCTCGAGGTGGACGACCTCGCCGAACTGGCCGCCCTGGACGTCGCCGCCGTCGCCGCGGGCATCCCCGGCCACGGCGAGCGCGTGGACGGCCCCCTGTTTCTGGTGTGCACCCACGGCACGAAGGACATGTGCTGCGCGGTCCTGGGCCGGCCGCTGGCGGGCGTGCTGGGCGAGAACCACCCGGGCCGGGCGTGGGAGGTCAGCCACGTCGGCGGCGACCGGTGGGCGGGCAACCTGCTCGTCGTGCCCGACGGGTTCCTGCACGGTCAGCTCGACCCCGGCGAGGCCGCCCTGGTGGCCAAGTCCGCGCTGGTCGGGCAGGTCGTGGCGGAGCAGCTGCGGGGCCGGACGTCCGCGCCGAGCCCGTGGGCGCAGTACGCCGAGATCGCGGTGCGCAAGGCGTTCGGGCTGCGGGGCGTGGACTCGGTGCTCGCGGTGGACGAGCGGGTGCTGGAAGGCGAGACGCGCGTGGTGACCGTGCAGGGGTTGGACAACCTGTACGAGGTGACCGTCGAGCGCAACGGGCCGGTGGCGTCGGGCGCGAGCCGGTGCTCAGGCGTGATCGCTCCCCCGGCCTACACGACCAAGACGATCGAGACGCTGGTGCGGGCGGGCGAGCAGTGGTTCCGGATCGGGAGGACCGTCCCGCCCGGTATCCCCGGCCGGACGGGACGGGAGTCCCTTACCGGCGGGCGAGCGTGA
- a CDS encoding HPr family phosphocarrier protein, translating to MPERRVTVASKVGLHARPAAVLAKAAAGQPVKVTIRKEDGQPVEAASVLGLMTLGAMHGDEVVLSADGEGADAALDAIAAIIATDLDEG from the coding sequence ATGCCGGAGCGACGGGTCACCGTGGCGAGCAAGGTGGGCCTGCACGCCCGCCCGGCGGCGGTGCTGGCGAAGGCGGCGGCCGGTCAGCCGGTGAAGGTCACCATCCGCAAGGAGGACGGCCAACCGGTCGAGGCGGCCAGCGTGCTGGGCCTGATGACACTCGGTGCGATGCACGGCGACGAGGTCGTGCTGTCGGCCGACGGCGAAGGCGCGGACGCCGCGCTGGACGCCATCGCGGCCATCATCGCGACCGACCTCGACGAGGGCTGA
- the ruvX gene encoding Holliday junction resolvase RuvX yields MSSTDRPGVDDPGLGRRLGVDVGAVRVGVAVSDPGAFLATPLVTLSRDEKTGRDLANLVRLVAEHDVVEVVVGLPRTLAGRHGPAAEAAAAYAAALAQRVAPVPVRLHDERLTTVTASRVLAQRGVKGKKQRAVVDQAAAVEILQSWLDARSRQLARSADEEQAPGPKDRT; encoded by the coding sequence TTGAGCAGCACTGACCGTCCCGGCGTCGACGACCCCGGCCTCGGCCGGAGGCTGGGCGTCGACGTCGGAGCGGTGCGGGTCGGGGTCGCCGTCAGCGACCCGGGGGCGTTCCTGGCGACCCCGCTGGTTACGCTGTCACGTGACGAGAAGACCGGCCGGGACCTGGCGAACCTGGTCCGGCTCGTCGCCGAGCACGACGTCGTCGAGGTCGTGGTCGGGTTGCCCCGAACCCTGGCCGGGCGGCACGGGCCGGCAGCGGAGGCGGCGGCGGCGTACGCTGCGGCGTTGGCGCAGCGGGTCGCCCCGGTCCCGGTGCGGCTGCACGACGAACGGCTCACCACCGTCACCGCCAGTCGCGTGCTGGCGCAGCGGGGGGTGAAGGGCAAGAAGCAGCGCGCCGTCGTGGACCAGGCAGCCGCGGTCGAGATCCTCCAGTCGTGGCTGGACGCGCGGTCGCGACAGTTGGCCCGCTCCGCCGACGAGGAGCAGGCCCCCGGACCGAAGGACCGCACGTGA
- the alaS gene encoding alanine--tRNA ligase, whose amino-acid sequence MQTHEIIKRFREHFENAGHTVVPSASLILDDPNLLFVNAGMVPFKPYFLGEAPPPFKRATSIQKCVRTPDIDEVGKTTRHNTFFQMAGNFSFGDYFKEDAIRLAWELVTGPQDKGGYGFDPERIWVTVYEDDDEAQQLWQKVAGLPVERIQRRDGKDNYWDMGVPGPGGPCSEIYYDRGPAYGKEGGPVVDEDRYLEIWNLVFMQDERGELSPKLGHKPIGSLPNKNIDTGMGVERVAVLLQGVDNVYETDLVRPVIAKAEELSGRKYGDNPVDDVRFRVIADHARSGVLIVGDGVTPGNEARGYVLRRLLRRIVRSARLLGVTEPVLVQFAEVVRDAMGPAYPDLVSGFPRIAQVLKAEEDTFLRTLEAGSRIFDNAAAEVKADGRATLPGDKAFQLHDTYGFPIDLTLEMASEAGLTVDEDGFRKLMAEQRARAKADAAGKKTGHGDQTVYRELLELGATEFTGYQELASEATLRGIIREGKRVKSAREGDIVEVVLDRTPLYAESGGQESDAGTIVSGSAELEVVDVQKVARKLWVHQVRVLSGEIAEGEHVEARVDPEWRVGARQGHSGTHVVHAALRQVLGPSALQSGSYNKPGYLRLDFAWTGGLSDETRSEIEEVSNLAVRKDLPVRVVYTDMPGAQEMGAVALFGETYDDTVRVVEIGGPWSRELCGGTHVEHSSQIGPITVIGESSVGSGVRRLEAYVGIEAFKYLAQERALVQNVAAMLKVPDAEVPARVEALVERLRNAEKELERVRAAQLMSSAGSLAEQALDVRGVALVALALPEGTAAADVRTLAGEVRNRLGDRPGVVGLFAPDGDKVSFVVATTAAARSLGLAAGKLVPAFAPAVGGRGGGKPDLAQGGGTNPAGVGEALAALRAEVDRAVEQH is encoded by the coding sequence GTGCAGACCCACGAGATCATCAAGCGCTTCCGCGAGCACTTCGAGAACGCCGGCCACACGGTCGTCCCGAGCGCCTCGCTCATCCTGGACGACCCGAACCTGCTGTTCGTCAACGCCGGCATGGTGCCGTTCAAGCCCTACTTCCTGGGCGAGGCCCCGCCGCCGTTCAAGCGCGCCACCAGCATCCAGAAGTGCGTGCGCACCCCGGACATCGACGAGGTCGGCAAGACCACCCGCCACAACACGTTCTTCCAGATGGCGGGCAACTTCTCCTTCGGCGACTACTTCAAGGAAGACGCCATCCGCCTGGCCTGGGAGCTGGTCACCGGCCCCCAGGACAAGGGCGGCTACGGCTTCGACCCCGAGCGCATCTGGGTGACCGTCTACGAGGACGACGACGAGGCCCAGCAGCTGTGGCAGAAGGTCGCCGGCCTGCCCGTCGAGCGCATCCAGCGCCGTGACGGCAAGGACAACTACTGGGACATGGGCGTGCCCGGCCCCGGCGGTCCGTGCTCGGAGATCTACTACGACCGCGGCCCCGCCTACGGCAAGGAGGGCGGCCCGGTCGTCGACGAGGACCGGTACCTGGAGATCTGGAACCTGGTCTTCATGCAGGACGAGCGCGGCGAGCTGAGCCCGAAGCTGGGCCACAAGCCGATCGGCTCGCTGCCGAACAAGAACATCGACACCGGCATGGGCGTCGAGCGCGTGGCCGTGCTGCTCCAGGGCGTGGACAACGTCTACGAGACCGACCTGGTCCGGCCGGTGATCGCCAAGGCCGAGGAGCTGTCCGGCCGCAAGTACGGCGACAACCCGGTGGACGACGTCCGGTTCCGGGTCATCGCCGACCACGCCCGCTCGGGTGTGCTCATCGTCGGCGACGGCGTCACCCCGGGTAACGAGGCCCGCGGGTACGTGCTGCGCCGCCTGCTGCGCCGGATCGTCCGCTCGGCCCGCCTGCTGGGCGTGACCGAGCCGGTGCTGGTGCAGTTCGCCGAGGTCGTCCGGGACGCCATGGGCCCGGCCTACCCGGACCTGGTCAGCGGGTTCCCCCGGATCGCCCAGGTGCTCAAGGCCGAGGAGGACACCTTCCTCCGCACGCTGGAGGCCGGGTCGCGGATCTTCGACAACGCCGCCGCCGAGGTCAAGGCCGACGGTCGCGCCACCCTGCCGGGTGACAAGGCGTTCCAGCTGCACGACACCTACGGGTTCCCGATCGACCTCACCCTGGAGATGGCCTCGGAAGCGGGCCTGACCGTGGACGAGGACGGGTTCCGCAAGCTGATGGCCGAGCAGCGCGCCCGCGCCAAGGCCGACGCCGCCGGCAAGAAGACCGGCCACGGCGACCAGACCGTGTACCGGGAGCTGCTGGAGCTCGGTGCCACCGAGTTCACCGGCTACCAGGAGCTGGCTTCCGAGGCCACCCTGCGCGGCATCATCCGCGAGGGCAAGCGGGTCAAGTCCGCTCGCGAGGGCGACATCGTCGAGGTCGTGCTCGACCGGACCCCGCTGTACGCCGAGTCCGGCGGCCAGGAGAGCGACGCCGGCACGATCGTGTCCGGCAGCGCCGAGCTGGAGGTCGTGGACGTCCAGAAGGTGGCCCGCAAGCTGTGGGTGCACCAGGTGCGGGTGCTCTCCGGCGAGATCGCCGAGGGCGAGCACGTCGAGGCCCGCGTCGACCCGGAGTGGCGCGTCGGCGCCCGCCAGGGCCACTCGGGCACGCACGTCGTGCACGCCGCCCTGCGCCAGGTGCTCGGCCCGTCGGCGCTGCAGAGCGGTTCGTACAACAAGCCCGGCTACCTGCGGCTGGACTTCGCCTGGACGGGTGGTCTGTCCGACGAGACGCGCAGCGAGATCGAAGAGGTCTCCAACCTGGCCGTCCGCAAGGACCTGCCGGTGCGCGTGGTCTACACCGACATGCCCGGCGCCCAGGAGATGGGTGCGGTCGCCCTGTTCGGCGAGACCTACGACGACACCGTGCGCGTGGTCGAGATCGGCGGCCCGTGGTCGCGTGAGCTGTGCGGTGGCACGCACGTGGAGCACTCGTCGCAGATCGGCCCGATCACCGTCATCGGCGAGTCGTCGGTGGGCTCGGGCGTGCGCCGCCTGGAGGCCTACGTCGGCATCGAGGCGTTCAAGTACCTGGCCCAGGAGCGGGCCCTGGTGCAGAACGTCGCCGCCATGCTCAAGGTGCCCGACGCCGAGGTCCCGGCCCGCGTCGAGGCCCTGGTGGAGCGGCTGCGCAACGCCGAGAAGGAGCTGGAGCGGGTCCGTGCCGCCCAGCTGATGTCCTCCGCCGGGTCCCTGGCCGAGCAGGCCCTGGACGTGCGCGGCGTGGCCCTGGTCGCGCTGGCCCTGCCCGAGGGCACGGCCGCCGCCGACGTGCGGACCCTGGCGGGCGAGGTGCGCAACCGCCTCGGCGACCGGCCCGGCGTGGTCGGCCTGTTCGCCCCGGACGGCGACAAGGTGAGCTTCGTGGTGGCCACCACGGCCGCCGCCCGCTCGCTCGGGTTGGCCGCCGGCAAGCTGGTGCCCGCGTTCGCCCCGGCCGTGGGCGGTCGCGGTGGCGGCAAGCCGGACCTGGCCCAGGGCGGCGGCACCAACCCCGCCGGGGTGGGCGAGGCCCTCGCCGCCCTGCGCGCCGAGGTGGACCGCGCCGTTGAGCAGCACTGA
- a CDS encoding shikimate dehydrogenase produces MAVRHAAVIGSPVSHSLSPVLHNAAFQALGLSDWSYDRIECSEDGVEPLVGGLDSSWVGLSVTMPGKRAALAVASSVSPRAGLVGAANTLVPSAVGWHADNTDVDGVLGALRAACGFTSGSRGVLLGAGGTATAALVALASVGVRDVSLVVRSVSRASEAQACASRAGVTLTLIPWDQADFASLAASSDVLVSTVPPSATEPIASELAESPCALDVIYHPWPTPLAYAVEKRGRALATGLDMLLHQAFGQSEHFTGHPAPREAMRAALRAATDNVLPLPLGD; encoded by the coding sequence GTGGCCGTTCGTCACGCCGCGGTGATCGGGTCACCGGTGTCGCACTCGCTGTCCCCGGTCCTGCACAACGCGGCCTTCCAGGCGTTGGGCTTGTCGGACTGGTCCTACGACCGGATCGAGTGCTCGGAGGACGGCGTCGAACCCCTGGTCGGGGGCTTGGACTCGTCGTGGGTCGGCTTGTCGGTCACCATGCCCGGTAAGCGCGCGGCCTTGGCGGTCGCGTCGTCGGTGTCCCCCCGGGCCGGTCTGGTGGGTGCCGCGAACACCCTGGTGCCTTCTGCTGTTGGCTGGCACGCCGACAACACCGACGTCGACGGCGTCTTGGGCGCTTTGCGAGCGGCCTGCGGCTTCACCAGCGGCTCGCGCGGTGTGCTCTTGGGCGCCGGCGGCACCGCCACGGCCGCTCTGGTGGCTTTGGCTTCGGTAGGCGTACGGGACGTGTCGTTGGTGGTGCGCTCGGTGAGCCGCGCGTCGGAGGCTCAGGCGTGCGCTTCACGGGCCGGCGTCACGCTGACCCTGATTCCTTGGGACCAGGCCGACTTCGCTTCCCTGGCCGCCTCTTCGGACGTCCTGGTCAGCACCGTCCCGCCGTCGGCGACCGAGCCCATCGCGTCGGAACTCGCCGAATCGCCCTGCGCACTGGACGTCATCTACCACCCGTGGCCCACGCCGTTGGCGTACGCGGTGGAAAAGCGCGGCCGAGCCCTGGCGACCGGCCTCGACATGCTCCTGCACCAGGCCTTCGGGCAGTCGGAACACTTCACCGGCCACCCGGCCCCGCGCGAAGCCATGCGAGCGGCGCTGCGCGCGGCAACCGACAACGTTCTCCCGCTGCCGCTCGGGGACTGA
- a CDS encoding replication-associated recombination protein A → MNEGLFDEGLFGATDEEKAQRIAANAPLAVRMRPRTLDEVVGQGHLLGPGAPLRRLVEGSSPASVMLYGPPGTGKTTLATLVSQATGRRFAALSALSAGVKEVRAVIDEARRRLVRSGESTVLFIDEVHRFSKTQQDALLGAVEDRIVLLVAATTENPFFSVVSPLLSRSLVLQLRPLSDDDVRTLIHRATQDERGLNGTITIAPDAEDHLVRLAGGDARRALTALEAAADAVTDGVLDLATLEATVDKAAVRYDRQGDQHYDVTSAFIKSIRGSDVDAALHYLARMIEAGEDPRFIARRLVIHASEDIGMADPTALQTAVAAAQAVQLIGLPECALNLAHATVHLATAPKSNAVTVAISEAMSDVRKGLIGQVPPHLRDGHYAGAAKLGNAQGYRYPHDVPEGVLTQQYPPDDLVGRDYYVPTGRGAERYIAERLPKLRKVVRGED, encoded by the coding sequence GTGAACGAAGGGCTGTTCGACGAGGGCTTGTTCGGCGCCACGGACGAGGAGAAGGCGCAGCGCATCGCCGCCAACGCGCCCCTCGCCGTGCGCATGCGCCCCCGCACGCTGGACGAGGTGGTCGGCCAGGGTCACCTGCTGGGCCCCGGCGCGCCGCTGCGCCGGCTCGTGGAGGGCTCGTCACCCGCGTCCGTGATGCTCTACGGCCCGCCCGGCACCGGCAAGACCACCCTGGCCACGCTCGTCTCCCAGGCCACCGGCCGCCGCTTCGCCGCGCTGAGCGCCCTGTCGGCGGGCGTGAAGGAGGTCCGGGCGGTCATCGACGAGGCTCGCCGCCGCCTGGTGCGGTCCGGCGAGTCGACCGTGTTGTTCATCGACGAGGTCCACCGCTTCTCCAAGACCCAGCAGGACGCCCTGCTCGGCGCCGTCGAGGACCGGATCGTCCTGCTGGTCGCGGCGACCACCGAGAACCCGTTCTTCTCGGTCGTCTCACCCCTGCTGTCCCGCTCCCTGGTCCTCCAGCTGCGCCCGCTGTCCGACGACGACGTCCGCACGCTCATCCACCGCGCCACCCAGGACGAACGCGGCCTCAACGGCACCATCACCATCGCCCCCGACGCCGAGGACCACCTGGTCCGCCTGGCCGGCGGCGACGCCCGCCGCGCCCTCACCGCCCTCGAAGCGGCGGCCGACGCGGTGACCGACGGCGTCCTGGACTTGGCCACGTTGGAGGCCACGGTCGACAAGGCCGCGGTCCGCTACGACCGCCAGGGCGACCAGCACTACGACGTGACCAGCGCGTTCATCAAGTCGATCCGGGGCTCGGACGTCGACGCGGCCCTGCACTACCTGGCCCGCATGATCGAGGCAGGCGAGGACCCGAGGTTCATCGCCCGCCGCCTGGTCATCCACGCCAGCGAGGACATCGGCATGGCCGACCCCACAGCCCTGCAAACCGCCGTGGCCGCCGCGCAAGCCGTGCAACTCATCGGCCTACCCGAATGCGCCCTCAACCTCGCCCACGCCACCGTGCACCTGGCCACCGCGCCCAAGTCCAACGCGGTCACGGTCGCGATCAGCGAGGCCATGTCCGACGTCCGCAAGGGCCTGATCGGCCAAGTCCCGCCCCACCTGCGCGACGGCCACTACGCCGGCGCGGCCAAGCTGGGCAACGCCCAGGGCTACCGCTACCCGCACGACGTCCCGGAGGGCGTGCTGACCCAGCAGTACCCGCCGGACGACCTGGTGGGCCGCGACTACTACGTCCCCACCGGGCGGGGCGCGGAACGGTACATCGCCGAACGCCTCCCCAAGCTCCGCAAGGTCGTACGCGGCGAGGACTAG
- the mltG gene encoding endolytic transglycosylase MltG, with protein MSDDLGLFSEPDVQQDRPRGKAAVAARRAKARRKKTVLWLVVVLVLVGGGVGAYYGYQQLRGIGSYEDFSGAGDTDVVVEVKDGDLVATIANSLKEQGVVASARAFTEAGEGDSRVTAIQPGFYLMKTKMSGKAAVERMVDPKAKVVPLEVKGGNVLHDITAPDGKVTKGILSMLSDASCAELDGVKKCVTPQELRDAAENADPAALGIPDWAVADVKKAPKEHRLEGLITRGLYHLKPGASAVELLKSVIETSNTRLQGYGIPGGTTKTGFRPYEVLIMASLIEKEGLEKDFGKISQVIYRRLADHVILQFDSTVNYQLDRPIITTSDEDRERSGPYNTYSVKGLPPTPIGSVSREAITAAITPEPGPWVYFVKCQKDGTTCFSDNIDEHNRLVAKARAEGVF; from the coding sequence GTGAGCGACGACCTCGGGTTGTTCAGCGAACCTGACGTGCAGCAGGACCGACCGCGCGGCAAGGCCGCGGTGGCCGCCCGGCGCGCGAAGGCACGCCGGAAGAAGACCGTCCTGTGGCTCGTGGTCGTGCTGGTGCTGGTGGGCGGCGGCGTGGGCGCGTACTACGGCTACCAGCAGCTGCGCGGCATCGGCTCCTACGAGGACTTCTCCGGCGCCGGCGACACGGACGTCGTGGTCGAGGTCAAGGACGGTGACCTCGTCGCCACCATCGCCAACTCGCTCAAGGAGCAGGGTGTGGTGGCCAGCGCGCGGGCGTTCACCGAGGCGGGCGAGGGCGACTCGCGGGTGACCGCCATCCAGCCCGGCTTCTACCTGATGAAGACCAAGATGTCGGGCAAGGCGGCCGTCGAGCGGATGGTCGACCCGAAGGCCAAGGTCGTGCCGCTGGAGGTCAAGGGCGGCAACGTCCTGCACGACATCACCGCCCCGGACGGCAAGGTCACCAAGGGCATCCTGTCGATGCTGTCGGACGCCTCCTGCGCCGAGCTGGACGGCGTGAAGAAGTGCGTCACGCCGCAGGAGCTGCGGGACGCGGCGGAGAACGCCGACCCGGCCGCCCTGGGCATCCCGGACTGGGCCGTGGCGGACGTGAAGAAGGCGCCGAAGGAGCACCGGCTGGAGGGCCTGATCACGCGGGGCCTGTACCACCTCAAGCCCGGCGCGTCGGCGGTGGAGCTGCTCAAGAGCGTCATCGAGACCTCCAACACCCGCTTGCAGGGCTACGGCATCCCCGGCGGTACGACGAAGACCGGTTTCCGCCCGTACGAGGTGCTGATCATGGCGTCGTTGATCGAGAAGGAAGGCCTGGAGAAGGACTTCGGCAAGATCTCCCAGGTCATCTACCGGCGGCTGGCGGACCACGTCATCCTCCAGTTCGACTCGACGGTCAACTACCAGCTCGATCGACCGATCATCACCACCAGCGACGAGGACCGCGAGCGTTCGGGCCCGTACAACACCTACAGCGTGAAGGGCCTGCCGCCGACCCCGATCGGCTCGGTGAGCCGCGAGGCCATCACGGCGGCCATCACGCCCGAACCCGGTCCGTGGGTGTACTTCGTGAAGTGCCAGAAGGACGGCACGACGTGCTTCTCGGACAACATCGACGAGCACAACCGCCTGGTCGCGAAGGCGCGCGCGGAGGGTGTCTTCTGA
- a CDS encoding DUF948 domain-containing protein: protein MSPGQIAALVAAGAFVLLVILLAIPLIKLGRTLDEATIAIRKAHQNSDPIFTGANTTITHVNTQLERVDGITANARAVTGNVSALTSLFTATLGGPLVKAAALSYGVSKAIKARRKAAQEPKKHSRRGRR from the coding sequence GTGTCGCCAGGGCAGATCGCCGCGCTGGTCGCCGCCGGCGCGTTCGTGCTGCTGGTGATCCTGCTGGCCATCCCGCTGATCAAGCTGGGCCGCACGCTGGACGAGGCCACCATCGCCATCCGCAAGGCGCACCAGAACAGCGACCCGATCTTCACCGGCGCGAACACCACGATCACGCACGTGAACACCCAGCTGGAGCGGGTGGACGGCATCACCGCCAACGCGCGCGCGGTCACCGGCAACGTCTCCGCGCTGACCTCGCTGTTCACCGCCACCCTCGGCGGTCCGCTGGTCAAGGCCGCCGCCCTGTCCTACGGCGTCAGCAAGGCCATCAAGGCCCGCCGCAAGGCCGCCCAGGAGCCCAAGAAGCACTCCCGCCGGGGTCGGCGATGA
- a CDS encoding SAM-dependent methyltransferase: MTDAPPPNGHAFLDFNSPLSDARSYDLIASLGDLRGSTVVDYGCGWAELLLRAVEHEPTARGVGVDGDEHAIERGRANARARGLSERVELHLGDVTTWDGPTADVAVSMGSSHAWGGTLQTLAALHERIRPGGLLLLGDGFWERPPLEHIAEAFAGDALGSLDELVDAAMEAGFRLFNLTTASLDEWDGFESRWCLARERWLAEHPDHVEAAEVRRIVDEHRDLWLKGYRGSLGFAYLTLARR, from the coding sequence GTGACGGATGCTCCACCGCCCAACGGGCACGCCTTCCTGGACTTCAACTCCCCACTGTCGGACGCGCGGTCCTACGACCTGATCGCCAGTCTCGGCGACCTGCGCGGCAGCACGGTCGTGGACTACGGCTGCGGTTGGGCCGAACTGCTCCTGCGGGCCGTCGAGCACGAGCCGACCGCGCGGGGTGTCGGCGTGGACGGTGACGAGCACGCCATCGAGCGGGGACGGGCGAACGCGCGGGCCAGAGGACTGTCGGAGCGCGTCGAACTGCACTTGGGCGACGTCACCACCTGGGACGGCCCGACCGCCGACGTGGCCGTCTCGATGGGGTCCTCGCACGCCTGGGGCGGCACCCTCCAGACCCTCGCCGCCCTGCACGAGCGCATCCGGCCCGGCGGTCTGCTCCTGCTCGGGGACGGCTTCTGGGAGCGCCCGCCGCTCGAACACATCGCGGAGGCGTTCGCCGGGGATGCCCTGGGCAGTCTGGACGAGCTGGTGGACGCGGCGATGGAGGCCGGGTTCCGCCTGTTCAACCTCACCACCGCGAGCCTGGACGAGTGGGACGGCTTCGAGTCCCGCTGGTGCCTGGCCCGCGAGCGGTGGCTGGCCGAGCACCCCGACCACGTCGAGGCGGCCGAGGTGCGCAGGATCGTGGACGAGCACCGCGACCTGTGGCTCAAGGGCTACCGCGGCTCGCTGGGGTTCGCCTACCTCACGCTCGCCCGCCGGTAA